One genomic region from Haloterrigena gelatinilytica encodes:
- a CDS encoding AzlC family ABC transporter permease: MGTNTESDAAAPSTASDAIGDDGPGSDPESVTFDWEGLRAGFLACLPVAVGVGGYGVAFGVLANRAGLSLAEAALMSMTVFAGASQIIAVELWADPIPIAAIVATTFAVNVRYSLMGAALQPWFRHLSPSQIYSSLVLMADENWALSMQEFASGSDRGAFLLGSGVALWLCWVASTVLGVLAGESVGDPAQYGVDFILTAVFVALAVELWDGRSTLAPWLVALATSVLAATVLPGQWYIPLGGFAAAVVEVVRHDG; the protein is encoded by the coding sequence ATGGGGACGAACACAGAATCGGACGCGGCCGCTCCGAGCACCGCGAGCGACGCGATCGGCGACGACGGACCGGGTTCGGATCCGGAGAGCGTCACGTTCGACTGGGAGGGGCTGCGAGCCGGCTTTCTGGCCTGTCTGCCGGTCGCCGTCGGCGTCGGCGGCTACGGGGTCGCGTTCGGCGTCCTCGCGAATCGGGCGGGGCTGAGCCTCGCGGAGGCGGCGCTGATGAGCATGACCGTCTTCGCGGGCGCCTCCCAGATCATCGCCGTCGAACTCTGGGCGGATCCGATCCCGATCGCGGCGATCGTCGCCACGACGTTCGCGGTCAACGTGCGCTACTCCCTGATGGGCGCGGCGCTGCAGCCGTGGTTTCGCCACCTCTCGCCGAGCCAGATCTACTCGAGTCTCGTGTTGATGGCCGACGAGAACTGGGCGCTATCGATGCAGGAGTTCGCGTCGGGGAGCGATCGCGGCGCCTTCCTGCTGGGCAGCGGCGTCGCGCTCTGGCTGTGCTGGGTCGCGTCGACGGTTCTGGGCGTCCTCGCCGGCGAGTCCGTCGGCGATCCGGCGCAGTACGGCGTCGACTTCATCCTCACGGCCGTCTTCGTCGCGCTCGCCGTCGAGCTCTGGGACGGCCGGTCGACGCTGGCGCCGTGGCTCGTCGCGCTGGCCACGAGCGTCCTCGCCGCGACCGTCCTCCCGGGGCAGTGGTACATCCCCCTGGGCGGGTTCGCCGCGGCCGTCGTCGAGGTGGTGAGACACGATGGTTGA
- a CDS encoding AzlD family protein: MVDVLSLDPLVVGVILAMTVVTVVAKVGGTWLVRHVEVSERLQAGLDVLPGAIVIAVLGPELAAGGPAEWGAAALVLAVMWRTESIILALVTGVVAVVSLRTLL, from the coding sequence ATGGTTGACGTCCTCTCGCTGGATCCGCTGGTCGTCGGCGTCATCCTCGCGATGACCGTCGTCACCGTCGTCGCGAAGGTCGGCGGCACCTGGCTCGTCCGCCACGTCGAGGTGAGCGAGCGCCTGCAGGCGGGACTGGACGTCCTGCCGGGCGCGATCGTGATCGCCGTTCTCGGCCCGGAGCTGGCGGCCGGCGGGCCGGCCGAGTGGGGCGCGGCCGCACTCGTGCTGGCGGTAATGTGGCGAACCGAGAGCATCATCCTCGCGCTGGTGACCGGCGTCGTCGCCGTGGTGTCGCTGCGGACGCTGCTCTGA
- a CDS encoding pyridoxamine 5'-phosphate oxidase family protein, with protein sequence MAIDQETDMADAEIDDFLGDHETGVLSLARTDDPYAIPISYGYDDDERVFYMRLVSTPESEKRAFLESSPAARLVVYDERDSTYRSVIATGQLEDISPSELTPDQIAQYGEAKRPLFEIWAQGKEELDIELYRLDPDSLEGRRTEVDREE encoded by the coding sequence ATGGCTATCGATCAGGAGACCGACATGGCCGACGCGGAGATCGACGACTTCCTCGGCGACCACGAGACGGGGGTGTTATCGCTCGCGCGAACCGACGACCCCTACGCGATTCCGATCTCGTACGGGTACGACGACGACGAGCGCGTGTTCTATATGCGGCTGGTGTCGACGCCGGAGAGCGAGAAGCGGGCGTTCCTCGAGTCCTCGCCGGCGGCGCGGCTCGTCGTCTACGACGAGCGGGACTCGACCTATCGGAGCGTCATCGCGACGGGGCAGTTAGAGGACATTTCGCCGTCGGAGCTGACGCCGGACCAGATCGCCCAGTACGGCGAGGCGAAGCGACCGCTGTTCGAAATCTGGGCGCAGGGTAAGGAAGAGCTGGATATCGAACTCTACCGACTCGATCCGGACAGCCTCGAGGGACGGCGAACCGAAGTCGATCGCGAGGAGTAA
- a CDS encoding DUF7560 family zinc ribbon protein → MSRYEFTCPECGQAIEVNEEMREATLEHGCPVCGADVTTADFAAEQQTN, encoded by the coding sequence ATGAGCAGATACGAATTTACCTGTCCGGAATGCGGCCAAGCGATCGAGGTCAACGAGGAGATGCGCGAGGCCACGCTCGAACACGGGTGTCCGGTCTGCGGTGCCGACGTCACGACCGCGGACTTCGCCGCCGAGCAACAGACGAACTGA
- a CDS encoding helix-turn-helix domain-containing protein — MPSGIRAEIKIDDPAGCVVTAASAAASGRVLSVSKSANPDAPERVTEEFMLEAEEYPSRFDVDADVDIEPVFSYGSSEVYRFGRELGRGCPCECIERHDSPLVDVRTKGASLYLTFHASDMHGLQAIIGDLKERYSNLDVQRLLQSQQDHDERNLVFVDRSTLTARQLEVLETAHRMGYFEHPKRANAGEVAEELGITSTTFTEHLAAAQTKLLDAILEYDD; from the coding sequence ATGCCTTCGGGGATTCGAGCGGAGATCAAAATAGACGATCCGGCCGGCTGCGTCGTCACGGCGGCTTCGGCGGCGGCGAGCGGTCGCGTCCTCTCCGTTTCGAAGAGCGCGAATCCGGACGCGCCCGAGCGCGTGACCGAGGAGTTCATGCTCGAGGCGGAGGAGTATCCCAGCCGGTTCGACGTGGACGCCGACGTCGACATCGAACCCGTCTTCTCTTACGGCTCGAGCGAGGTGTATCGGTTCGGCCGCGAGCTGGGGCGGGGCTGTCCCTGCGAGTGTATCGAACGCCACGACTCGCCGCTGGTCGACGTCCGCACGAAGGGGGCGTCGCTGTATCTGACCTTCCACGCGTCGGATATGCACGGCTTACAGGCGATCATCGGCGATCTCAAGGAGCGGTACTCGAACCTCGACGTCCAGCGCCTGTTGCAGTCCCAGCAGGACCACGACGAGCGGAACCTCGTCTTCGTCGACCGGAGCACCCTGACCGCCCGCCAGCTCGAGGTCCTCGAGACGGCCCACCGGATGGGCTACTTCGAGCACCCGAAGCGAGCCAACGCGGGCGAGGTCGCCGAGGAACTCGGGATCACGAGCACGACGTTCACCGAACACCTCGCGGCCGCGCAAACGAAACTCCTCGACGCGATCCTCGAGTACGACGACTGA
- a CDS encoding ArsR/SmtB family transcription factor has protein sequence MSATNSTTKRGWPATDDAIDAGAVLGALDDDACRAILEATSEESLTATELSEQCDIPMSTAYRKVEKLTEAELVEERVRINTSGKHATEYRKSFDDVHVSIDDGEVAIELTKPEAESDAGANYAVADD, from the coding sequence ATGTCCGCTACGAACTCTACCACGAAGCGAGGATGGCCCGCAACCGACGACGCGATCGACGCAGGCGCCGTGCTCGGCGCGCTCGACGACGACGCCTGCCGAGCCATCCTCGAGGCGACGAGCGAGGAGTCGCTGACCGCGACGGAACTGTCCGAGCAGTGTGACATCCCGATGTCGACGGCCTACCGGAAGGTCGAGAAGCTAACGGAGGCCGAACTGGTCGAGGAGCGCGTCCGGATCAACACCTCCGGCAAGCACGCGACCGAGTACCGCAAGTCATTCGACGACGTGCACGTCTCGATCGACGACGGGGAGGTCGCGATCGAGCTGACGAAGCCGGAAGCCGAATCCGACGCCGGCGCGAACTACGCCGTCGCCGACGACTGA